From the genome of Psychrilyobacter atlanticus DSM 19335, one region includes:
- a CDS encoding outer membrane beta-barrel protein: MKKFFLFVLIVLSTISFAESDFYINTKIGGDITSGYERTYDDNGKTLLNNKTTGFGGEVAVEGYKVLNENIDLGVGVAYQIHAPRKHFDYTSNVDVSGVQYRSVPVYVTGRYNFLLNSKIDPYLKTNLGYSFNFDSSDLEAKNTTNGETEKNATDVDSGLYWGIGAGMEYKNYTMELMYAVNKCKASAKGSDSKKRADYDRISLSVGYRFNF, translated from the coding sequence ATGAAAAAATTCTTTTTATTCGTATTAATAGTCTTATCAACTATATCATTTGCTGAATCTGATTTTTATATAAATACAAAAATTGGTGGAGATATAACATCTGGATATGAAAGAACTTATGATGATAATGGAAAAACTCTCTTAAATAATAAAACAACAGGATTTGGTGGAGAAGTAGCAGTAGAAGGGTATAAAGTTTTAAATGAAAATATAGATTTAGGTGTAGGTGTAGCTTATCAAATTCACGCTCCTAGAAAACATTTTGACTACACAAGTAACGTAGATGTCTCAGGTGTACAATATAGGTCTGTACCAGTATATGTAACTGGTAGATATAATTTTCTTTTAAATTCAAAAATAGATCCGTATTTAAAGACCAATTTAGGGTATTCATTCAATTTTGATTCTTCTGATTTAGAAGCAAAAAATACAACCAATGGCGAGACAGAAAAAAACGCAACAGATGTAGATAGCGGTTTATACTGGGGAATAGGTGCCGGGATGGAATATAAAAATTACACGATGGAATTAATGTATGCAGTCAATAAGTGTAAAGCTTCAGCTAAGGGCAGTGATTCAAAAAAAAGAGCTGACTATGACAGAATTTCCCTTTCAGTCGGTTATAGATTTAATTTTTAA
- the smpB gene encoding SsrA-binding protein SmpB, which produces MALAKNKKAFHEYFIEDRLEAGIELIGSEVKSIKAGQVSIKEAFVRIINGEIFIMGMSVVPWNFGSVYNPEEKRVRKLLIHRKEIAKLHEKVSQKGYAIVPISVYQKAGRIKIEIALGKGKTNYDKRDTLAKKDAKRQIDRALKDTYR; this is translated from the coding sequence ATGGCATTGGCTAAAAACAAAAAAGCGTTTCATGAATATTTTATAGAAGATAGACTTGAAGCTGGAATAGAATTAATTGGTAGTGAGGTAAAATCTATAAAGGCTGGTCAGGTAAGTATAAAGGAAGCCTTTGTCAGAATAATAAATGGAGAGATCTTCATTATGGGTATGAGTGTAGTTCCTTGGAACTTTGGGAGCGTATATAATCCTGAGGAGAAAAGGGTAAGAAAACTTCTTATTCATAGAAAAGAGATTGCAAAACTTCATGAAAAAGTATCTCAAAAAGGATACGCTATAGTACCTATCTCAGTATACCAAAAAGCTGGAAGAATCAAGATAGAGATAGCTTTAGGTAAGGGTAAAACAAACTACGATAAAAGAGATACCCTAGCAAAAAAAGATGCCAAAAGGCAGATTGACAGAGCTCTTAAAGATACATATAGATAA
- a CDS encoding GNAT family N-acetyltransferase, which produces MNYKFVKYKKLYLKEAAKMMGETWSMDKHLKGLKDRSIIYSILFKLSYIDSDYCDMVVDKNGKLLGFLLAGKTEKSKHIGAGIEFIFNLIIGKFGKRINAVKVMLKMARDFNEIMSDSINYDNEIKLFFVSEDARGLGLGKKMMNRYIGYCKKENIRRIILMTDEGCNYGFYDHYGFSQINRTHSVLFDKPELKYNGYAYAMVIR; this is translated from the coding sequence ATGAACTATAAATTTGTAAAATATAAAAAGTTGTATCTAAAAGAAGCGGCTAAAATGATGGGGGAAACCTGGAGCATGGACAAGCATTTAAAGGGATTAAAAGATAGAAGTATAATTTATAGTATCCTATTTAAATTAAGTTATATCGATAGTGATTACTGTGACATGGTTGTAGATAAAAATGGTAAATTATTAGGTTTTTTGTTAGCAGGAAAGACTGAAAAAAGTAAACATATTGGAGCAGGGATAGAATTTATTTTCAATTTAATAATTGGTAAATTTGGAAAAAGAATCAATGCAGTCAAAGTTATGTTAAAAATGGCTAGAGATTTTAATGAAATAATGTCTGATAGTATCAACTATGATAATGAAATCAAACTATTCTTTGTTAGTGAAGATGCAAGGGGATTAGGTTTAGGAAAAAAAATGATGAACAGATATATAGGTTATTGCAAAAAAGAAAATATTAGAAGGATTATCCTTATGACTGATGAAGGGTGCAACTATGGATTTTATGATCACTATGGTTTTAGCCAAATAAATAGAACTCACAGTGTTTTGTTTGATAAACCTGAACTTAAATATAATGGCTATGCCTATGCTATGGTAATTAGATAA
- a CDS encoding MerR family transcriptional regulator: MNIICKAHLTTGQFCEIVKTTKHTLFYYDKIGLFSPYTVNDKGYRFYAEHQIDLFNIITLLKDTGLSLIEIKDYLDNRNPKKTLELLNKIDNDIDLRMKKLKSIQKFVKSKKRNLSNSININLDQIKIMSCPKKQLFISKKIPLNTPLAEDSIIFQNLMATLNESDGAYLSIGGITNINRFNQNISSPFSYYYLDLKYYQNNVDLHDKPAGNYVIFYHKGMTNFDLTYKRVTAFVEKARFKVEDVIYVDFIIDDFEVFNTNDYITQLSIRVEPLK, from the coding sequence ATGAATATCATATGTAAAGCCCATTTAACCACAGGGCAGTTTTGTGAAATAGTTAAAACTACCAAGCACACACTTTTTTATTATGACAAGATAGGGTTATTTTCACCTTATACAGTAAATGACAAAGGGTATAGATTTTATGCAGAACATCAAATTGATTTATTTAATATCATTACTTTACTTAAGGATACTGGTCTTTCACTAATTGAGATAAAGGATTATTTAGATAATAGAAATCCTAAAAAAACCCTCGAATTATTAAATAAAATAGATAATGATATTGATTTAAGGATGAAAAAATTAAAGAGTATTCAAAAATTTGTAAAGTCTAAAAAAAGGAATTTATCAAATTCCATAAATATAAATTTAGACCAAATTAAAATCATGAGTTGTCCAAAAAAACAACTATTTATATCAAAAAAAATACCTTTAAATACTCCTCTAGCAGAGGATTCAATTATCTTTCAAAATCTTATGGCAACTTTAAATGAATCAGATGGAGCGTATTTATCAATTGGCGGAATAACCAATATCAATAGATTCAACCAAAATATTTCGTCACCTTTTTCATACTACTATTTAGATTTAAAATATTATCAAAACAATGTAGATTTACATGATAAACCAGCTGGAAACTATGTTATCTTCTATCATAAAGGAATGACAAATTTTGATTTGACATATAAAAGGGTAACAGCTTTTGTAGAAAAAGCAAGATTTAAAGTTGAAGATGTAATTTATGTAGATTTTATAATCGATGATTTTGAAGTTTTTAATACTAATGATTATATTACACAGTTGTCAATTAGAGTTGAACCATTAAAGTAG
- a CDS encoding GNAT family N-acetyltransferase, producing MEYRELKVNDIHISLFNNFERRQVVTKRLEQVDDEWNEIDFNFVDDWEEGEYSFLIKHLQNTDKTGGLVVGVFFDNQLKGFASAESKLFGSKKEYIELSHIYTSNDIRGHGIGKVLFGYVASWAKEQGAKKLYISSHSAVETQAFYKKLGCVDAIEIDKKHVEDEPYDRQLEFVL from the coding sequence ATGGAATATAGAGAATTAAAAGTTAATGATATACATATATCTTTATTTAATAATTTTGAACGTAGACAAGTAGTCACTAAGCGTTTGGAGCAAGTAGACGATGAATGGAATGAAATAGATTTTAACTTTGTGGATGATTGGGAAGAAGGCGAATATAGTTTTTTAATAAAACATTTACAGAATACAGATAAAACAGGAGGGTTGGTTGTAGGTGTATTTTTTGATAATCAACTAAAAGGTTTTGCTTCTGCAGAATCTAAATTATTCGGAAGTAAGAAAGAATATATTGAGTTGTCTCATATATATACATCTAATGATATACGTGGTCACGGTATTGGCAAAGTGTTATTTGGATATGTTGCATCCTGGGCTAAGGAACAAGGGGCTAAAAAATTATATATATCTTCTCATTCAGCAGTTGAAACACAAGCATTTTATAAAAAATTAGGTTGTGTTGATGCAATAGAAATAGATAAAAAACATGTTGAAGATGAGCCCTATGATCGTCAATTAGAATTTGTACTATAA
- a CDS encoding glycine betaine ABC transporter substrate-binding protein, protein MNFLNQYSDIIVALWEHLEITSLAIGASILLGVPLGILISKKQSLAKPILGVASVFQTVPSLALFGLIIPLLGIGLVPSIAVLFLYCLLPIITNTYIGISEIDENLLEAAKGMGMSKTEMLFKVELPLSVPTIMGGIKISSVTCIGTATIAALIGAGGLGSFIFRGISSGNNTLILKGAIPSAILAIFVNYILGLIERALKPLQSSHNIDIVHKFKKVIIGFGISLFILPLMFSGLKQYNNWKQEKNTIIIGHKNYTEQRVLGQIYSLLIEEYTDYNTKVLEFGSTQIAFQALNNHEIDLYPEYTGTAYLAILNKSEIFDSKTTYDIVAKGLKDLYEVEMLEPLKFNNTYVLVSKPSFLDKYGIKKISDLKKYKDTFNLAGPYEFLDRKDGLPGIMLEYDISFKDSKGMEPGLILNAVANNKTEIAVGFGTDGRIKKQGLKIIEDDKSFFPPYNVAPIMKETFKTKFPKSMDAIKLLAGKISNEKMQELNLKAAESDGDLRIIAKAFLKKEGLIK, encoded by the coding sequence ATGAACTTTCTTAATCAATATTCAGACATAATAGTGGCTTTATGGGAACATCTTGAGATTACTTCTTTGGCTATAGGAGCATCAATATTATTAGGAGTACCCTTAGGAATATTAATATCAAAAAAACAATCTCTAGCAAAACCTATATTAGGGGTTGCCAGTGTATTTCAAACTGTACCTAGTCTGGCACTTTTTGGACTTATCATACCTTTACTTGGAATAGGATTAGTTCCATCTATAGCAGTATTATTTTTATACTGTCTTCTACCTATCATAACTAATACATATATAGGGATAAGTGAGATAGATGAAAATCTATTAGAAGCTGCTAAAGGAATGGGAATGAGTAAGACGGAGATGTTATTTAAGGTAGAATTACCCCTGTCTGTTCCAACCATCATGGGTGGAATAAAAATATCCAGTGTTACTTGTATTGGTACAGCTACAATAGCTGCTTTAATTGGAGCAGGAGGTCTAGGAAGTTTTATTTTTAGAGGTATATCAAGTGGTAATAATACCCTGATATTAAAAGGAGCTATTCCATCGGCTATTTTAGCTATCTTTGTTAACTATATCCTGGGACTGATAGAGAGAGCATTAAAACCTCTTCAGAGTTCACATAATATAGATATAGTGCATAAATTTAAAAAGGTGATAATTGGTTTTGGAATATCTTTATTTATTCTTCCTCTGATGTTTTCTGGTTTGAAACAATATAATAACTGGAAACAGGAGAAAAATACGATAATTATAGGTCATAAAAACTATACAGAACAGAGAGTATTAGGTCAGATATATTCTCTGTTAATAGAGGAGTATACAGATTATAACACCAAGGTATTAGAATTTGGTAGTACACAGATAGCATTCCAAGCTCTGAATAATCATGAAATAGATCTCTATCCTGAGTATACAGGAACAGCTTATTTGGCTATATTAAATAAGAGTGAGATATTTGACAGTAAAACTACATATGATATAGTGGCTAAGGGTTTGAAAGACCTCTATGAAGTAGAGATGTTGGAACCACTTAAATTTAACAATACTTATGTTTTAGTTTCAAAACCTAGTTTTTTAGATAAATATGGTATTAAAAAGATATCTGATTTAAAAAAATATAAAGATACTTTTAACCTAGCTGGTCCATATGAATTTTTGGATAGAAAAGATGGTCTTCCTGGAATTATGCTTGAATATGATATCTCATTCAAGGACTCCAAGGGGATGGAACCAGGGCTTATCCTAAATGCTGTTGCTAATAATAAAACAGAGATAGCTGTTGGATTTGGTACCGATGGTAGGATAAAAAAGCAAGGATTAAAAATAATTGAAGATGATAAAAGCTTCTTCCCTCCATATAATGTGGCTCCTATAATGAAGGAAACTTTCAAGACAAAATTTCCTAAGTCTATGGATGCTATAAAGCTTCTTGCTGGTAAGATAAGTAATGAAAAGATGCAAGAACTTAATTTAAAAGCTGCAGAATCTGATGGCGACTTGAGAATAATTGCTAAAGCATTTTTAAAGAAAGAGGGACTTATTAAATAG